From a single Cydia strobilella chromosome 17, ilCydStro3.1, whole genome shotgun sequence genomic region:
- the LOC134748816 gene encoding arrestin domain-containing protein 17: MGLKEAVIYLDNQLNTYYAGQTINGRIEYVFDSPKKVRGIHVKFKGEAHTEWRESKEQQTSDGKTENTDEVHTGNEEYFQIFYYLLGSNTGNEIEVPAGKQVYSFTCALPPVLPSSFEGEFGYVRYTVKVTLDRPWKFDQETKMAFTVINALDLNLNPSYREPIRMQLEKTFCCFCCASPPLSVDIQAPVSGYCPGQVIPLTVDIENKSNVQLHLVKLFLRKVVTYRATSPSTATKKCKEVVLTVQEGPAPAGSTKHWDMRLEIPPIPPSNLVNCSIIDLDYDLKVECVVSGLHTNLKDRKYVTIGTVPLMGGPLPSAPPAPAPAPAPASPGQPAVLPLGPGEIAQPNGPPGGDSAGGWAVPGSGPSAPPHQSLYPTLSMPVYKESSYTARTIQDRGDNNHTRIAGPVSFAPFYPTYAAVLPPPLPQ, translated from the exons ATGGGCCTTAAAGAAGCAGTTATTTATCTAGACAATCAGTTGAACACATATTATGCCGGCCAAACAATTAATGGAAGGATAGAATACGTTTTCGATAGTCCCAAAAAAGTTCGTG GTATCCATGTCAAGTTTAAAGGCGAGGCCCACACTGAGTGGCGTGAAAGTAAAGAACAGCAAACATCCGACGGGAAAACTGAGAACACTGATGAAGTACACACGGGGAATGAGGAGTACTTCcaaatattttactatttaCTTGGAAGCAATACtg gtaATGAGATAGAAGTGCCAGCAGGCAAGCAAGTGTACAGCTTCACCTGCGCCCTGCCTCCCGTGCTGCCATCCTCTTTCGAGGGGGAATTCGGATATGTTCGATACACGGTCAAGGTGACCCTTGACCGTCCGTGGAAGTTTGACCAGGAGACGAAGATGGCTTTCACTGTTATCAACGCTTTGGACCTTAATCTCAATCCGTCTTACCGG GAGCCAATCCGTATGCAGCTGGAGAAGACATTCTGCTGCTTTTGCTGCGCGTCCCCACCGCTGTCCGTGGACATCCAAGCCCCGGTGTCCGGCTACTGTCCCGGACAAGTGATCCCCTTGACTGTGGACATTGAGAATAAGAGCAATGTGCAGCTGCATTTGGTTAAACTGTTTTTAAGAAAG gttGTGACATACCGAGCGACTTCGCCAAGCACAGCCACAAAGAAATGCAAAGAAGTGGTGTTAACGGTCCAAGAGGGCCCCGCGCCGGCCGGCTCCACCAAGCACTGGGACATGCGGCTCGAGATACCCCCGATACCGCCCTCTAACCTGGTCAACTGTAGCATTATCGACTTGGATTACGATCTGAAG GTGGAGTGCGTAGTATCGGGGCTGCACACGAACCTGAAGGACCGCAAGTACGTGACGATCGGCACCGTGCCGCTCATGGGCGGCCCGCTCCCCTCCGCAccgcccgcccccgcccccgcccccgccccggcGTCGCCCGGCCAGCCCGCCGTGCTGCCGCTCGGCCCGGGGGAGATAGCGCAGCCTAAT GGCCCGCCCGGGGGAGACTCGGCCGGCGGCTGGGCGGTGCCGGGCTCCGGGCCGTCGGCGCCGCCGCACCAGTCGCTCTATCCTACACTCT CCATGCCCGTGTACAAGGAGTCCAGCTACACCGCGCGCACGATCCAGGACCGCGGCGACAACAACCACACTCGGATCGCGGGGCCGGTCAGCTTCGCCCCCTTCTACCCCACCTACGCGGCCGTGCTGCCTCCTCCGCTGCCTCAGTAG
- the LOC134748768 gene encoding UDP-GlcNAc:betaGal beta-1,3-N-acetylglucosaminyltransferase-like protein 1, translating into MTKVSIIIPVRNGEQWINNCLKSITDQSILNSGIDIEIVVYNDGSNDETENLLKEWQRYFIKHGIELILTGSAISRGVGAAKNGAVSMSTGEFLCFQDIDDVMHPDRIHLQLLAAESNHNAIVGSNISRIPHDSTPRLVRWANSLSAEQLKLQIYTANGPTLLMPTWFCHRTVFERVGSFDESGKGTPEDLIFFYSHLDVGGDLIKVNKELLIYTYHEGAATFSVKREMIWQIQLERLQKLVLPNWETFTIWNAGKAGRRLVRALNQEHIKNVVAFCDVDMKKIGSTVELYCPVKKAVFISVPVIHFSAAKPPLLICVKLDMTNGIFEQNLKSMNLNEGLDYIIFN; encoded by the coding sequence ATGACTAAAGTTTCCATAATAATTCCAGTACGTAACGGCGAACAGTGGATAAATAACTGTTTAAAATCAATAACAGACCAATCTATACTTAATTCAGGAATCGACATCGAAATCGTTGTATATAATGACGGAAGCAATGATGAAACAGAGAATTTGCTGAAGGAATGGCAGCGCTACTTTATAAAACATGGAATTGAGTTAATTTTAACCGGATCTGCAATTTCGAGAGGCGTCGGTGCCGCTAAAAATGGGGCAGTGTCTATGAGCACAGGAGAATTCCTTTGTTTTCAAGATATTGATGATGTTATGCACCCAGACAGGATACATCTCCAGCTACTTGCTGCAGAAAGTAATCATAATGCAATTGTTGGCAGTAATATTTCTCGAATACCGCACGATTCTACTCCGCGTCTGGTTCGCTGGGCCAATAGTCTCAGTGCTGAACAACTAAAATTACAAATCTACACTGCCAATGGGCCCACCTTGTTAATGCCTACTTGGTTTTGCCACAGAACAGTATTTGAAAGAGTGGGTAGTTTTGATGAAAGTGGCAAAGGCACTCCGGAAGACTTGATATTCTTTTATTCACACTTGGATGTGGGAGGAGACTTGATTAAAGTCAACAAGGAATTACTTATTTACACCTACCATGAAGGTGCGGCAACATTTTCTGTTAAAAGAGAAATGATATGGCAAATCCAGTTAGAACGATTGCAAAAGCTTGTTTTACCAAATTGGGAGACATTCACTATTTGGAATGCTGGTAAAGCAGGCAGAAGATTGGTTCGAGCTTTGAATCAGGAGCATATAAAAAACGTAGTAGCTTTTTGTGATGTTGATATGAAGAAAATTGGGTCTACAGTTGAGTTATACTGCCCGGTGAAGAAAGCAGTCTTCATTAGTGTACCAGTTATTCATTTTTCTGCTGCAAAACCACCTTTACTCATTTGTGTGAAGCTAGACATGACTAATGGCATTTTTGAACAAAATCTCAAGTCAATGAACCTCAATGAAGGATTAGACTATATcatatttaactaa